One Luteolibacter flavescens genomic region harbors:
- a CDS encoding type II toxin-antitoxin system Phd/YefM family antitoxin, with protein sequence MKEVGLYDAKTRLSALVAELESGGEPIAFTRHGKIVAELHPHRPAVAPKRGCLKSADFYISSRFDESEAGFEDFFDDTETTMKVAEEPPVRFPKKKL encoded by the coding sequence ATGAAAGAGGTCGGTCTCTACGACGCCAAGACAAGGCTGTCCGCTCTGGTGGCGGAGCTTGAAAGTGGAGGTGAACCCATCGCTTTCACCCGACACGGGAAGATCGTGGCCGAGCTTCATCCCCATCGGCCCGCGGTGGCACCGAAGAGGGGCTGCCTGAAGTCGGCAGACTTCTACATCTCCTCGCGTTTCGATGAGTCGGAAGCGGGATTCGAGGACTTCTTCGACGACACGGAAACCACCATGAAGGTCGCCGAGGAACCTCCCGTCCGCTTTCC
- a CDS encoding RNA recognition motif domain-containing protein, producing the protein MSNATPDTRGTGDGERRRRRSRGGKGRNRNRQDQDPNNPNQHHGQKRSHGNHGGGDRNRGERRERGGDSGERGPRPPRKEFNKPAPKKTFWQKILSIFGLYKEPVRPPRERREPIRFEEGPVREPKSNVRVAKQQSGDRPPREDRGPREDRGPREDRQRRSPEKSEVASARIYLGNLSYDCSEEDLKDLFKGVGTVRNVEIVYNRRTHKSKGYGFVDMLNVDEAKRSVEVLHDQFFMGRKLVVSGAKTKEHEEALKEETTPVAEAPAAQAAPAAAPAAQPAAIAPATPAAPATTEEPTA; encoded by the coding sequence ATGTCGAACGCCACACCTGATACCCGCGGAACCGGCGACGGAGAACGTCGCCGCCGTCGCTCGCGCGGAGGCAAAGGCCGGAATCGCAACCGGCAAGACCAAGACCCGAACAACCCGAATCAACACCACGGCCAAAAGCGCTCCCATGGCAACCATGGCGGCGGTGATCGCAATCGCGGCGAGCGCCGCGAGCGTGGTGGTGACAGCGGAGAGCGTGGCCCACGCCCACCCCGCAAGGAGTTCAACAAGCCCGCCCCGAAGAAGACCTTCTGGCAGAAGATCCTCTCGATCTTCGGCCTCTACAAGGAGCCCGTCCGCCCGCCGCGCGAGCGCCGCGAGCCGATCCGCTTCGAGGAAGGCCCGGTCCGCGAGCCGAAGTCGAACGTCCGCGTCGCCAAGCAGCAGTCGGGAGACCGCCCTCCACGTGAAGATCGTGGTCCGAGGGAAGACCGCGGTCCCCGCGAAGATCGCCAGCGCCGCAGCCCGGAGAAGTCCGAGGTGGCCAGCGCCCGCATCTACCTCGGCAACCTGTCCTACGACTGCAGCGAAGAAGATCTCAAGGATCTCTTCAAGGGCGTGGGCACGGTCCGCAATGTCGAGATCGTCTACAACCGCCGCACCCACAAGTCGAAGGGCTATGGATTCGTGGACATGCTCAATGTCGATGAAGCCAAGCGCTCCGTGGAAGTCCTGCACGACCAGTTCTTCATGGGCCGCAAGCTCGTCGTCAGCGGTGCGAAGACCAAGGAGCACGAGGAAGCGCTGAAGGAAGAGACCACTCCGGTGGCCGAAGCTCCAGCCGCTCAGGCAGCTCCGGCTGCCGCGCCCGCAGCCCAGCCCGCAGCAATTGCCCCCGCAACTCCGGCCGCCCCTGCAACCACGGAAGAGCCGACCGCCTGA
- a CDS encoding D-alanyl-D-alanine carboxypeptidase family protein codes for MKRALLVLVATLSAAVSYAQQGEAFMVVEAHSGKVISAANSVVKRPVASLNKIATGVIVVDWADATGTDLSKVEATVPASVQGIGGPNQMALQPGDRITLRDALYAALLGSDNYAAMTVADHVGRQMLRARGRSGDGIGAFVTEMNELGKAIHLTKTRFASPHGLDTQKNGGFSTAADVAKLSIYAMRKPGFTFITRQKDRQVTVHGPSGPRTFNVKNTNELIGEPGILGVKTGTTNAAGPCVSVASDRDPLVRQKPDGEKAVTPRRLIVVVLNNPDRFNRARGLLRQGWSSYDRWVAAGAPVQDREKEILHVPNPR; via the coding sequence ATGAAACGCGCGCTTTTGGTCCTCGTCGCTACCCTTTCCGCCGCCGTCTCGTATGCCCAGCAAGGTGAAGCCTTCATGGTCGTCGAGGCGCACTCGGGAAAGGTCATTTCCGCTGCCAATTCCGTGGTGAAGCGGCCCGTCGCCAGCCTGAACAAGATCGCCACGGGCGTGATCGTCGTGGACTGGGCTGATGCGACCGGCACGGATCTCAGCAAGGTGGAGGCCACCGTTCCCGCCTCTGTTCAGGGGATTGGCGGGCCCAACCAGATGGCGCTCCAGCCGGGCGACCGCATCACCCTGCGCGACGCACTCTACGCCGCCCTGCTCGGTTCCGACAATTACGCCGCGATGACCGTGGCCGATCACGTGGGCCGCCAGATGCTGCGTGCCCGCGGGCGGAGCGGCGATGGCATCGGGGCCTTCGTCACCGAGATGAACGAGTTGGGCAAGGCCATCCACCTGACCAAGACCCGCTTCGCCAGTCCCCATGGTCTCGACACTCAGAAGAACGGTGGATTTTCTACCGCCGCGGACGTGGCGAAGCTGTCCATCTACGCGATGCGGAAGCCGGGATTCACCTTCATTACACGCCAGAAAGACCGCCAGGTGACCGTCCACGGCCCATCCGGTCCACGTACCTTCAATGTGAAGAACACCAACGAGTTGATCGGCGAGCCGGGCATTCTTGGTGTGAAGACCGGCACGACGAATGCCGCGGGGCCCTGCGTCAGCGTCGCGTCGGATCGTGATCCGCTGGTCCGCCAGAAGCCGGATGGTGAAAAGGCTGTGACGCCGCGCCGCCTCATCGTGGTGGTGCTGAACAACCCCGACCGCTTCAACCGCGCGCGCGGGCTGCTGCGCCAAGGCTGGAGTTCCTACGACCGCTGGGTGGCTGCCGGTGCGCCGGTGCAGGACCGCGAGAAGGAAATCCTGCACGTGCCGAATCCGCGCTGA
- a CDS encoding 6-phosphofructokinase: MRIGILNSGGDCPGLNAVIHGVVGAATQLGWEVIGFKDGFEGLLPPGDYKVLKPQDTQGILKLGGTILGTTNKGHFAAKVGKGDIAEVPADIVAKAKRTMDQLEIRALIIVGGDGSLTTGLQLYREGWPVIGVPKTIDNDLRATAMTFGFDSAVSTVVDALDRLHTTAESHKRIMVLEVMGRHAGWIALWGGIAGGADAILLPEIPFDTEKVAEHVRQRDAQGHHSTLVVVAEGAHLPDGELATIAENAGGEVRLGGIGDIIARRLEHLTGKETRSCTLGHLQRGGAPTALDRILGTRFGVMAVKLAEEGRFGRMVSYQAYHVDSVPIEEAVNQLRLVEPEGEMVKAAKAVGICLGD, from the coding sequence ATGCGTATCGGTATTCTGAACAGCGGCGGCGACTGCCCGGGCCTCAATGCAGTGATCCATGGCGTCGTCGGCGCGGCGACCCAGCTCGGCTGGGAGGTCATCGGATTCAAGGACGGCTTTGAAGGCCTGCTCCCCCCCGGCGACTACAAGGTGCTGAAGCCGCAGGACACCCAGGGCATCCTCAAGCTGGGTGGCACGATCCTGGGCACCACCAACAAGGGTCACTTCGCCGCGAAGGTCGGCAAGGGCGACATCGCTGAGGTGCCCGCCGACATCGTGGCGAAGGCCAAGCGGACAATGGACCAGCTCGAGATCCGCGCGCTGATCATCGTGGGCGGCGACGGCTCGCTCACCACCGGCCTGCAACTCTATCGTGAAGGCTGGCCGGTGATCGGCGTGCCGAAGACCATCGACAACGACCTGCGCGCGACTGCCATGACCTTCGGCTTCGACAGCGCGGTCAGCACCGTGGTCGATGCGCTGGATCGCCTGCACACGACGGCCGAGAGCCACAAGCGCATCATGGTGCTGGAAGTGATGGGTCGCCACGCCGGCTGGATCGCCCTGTGGGGCGGCATCGCCGGTGGTGCGGATGCCATCCTTCTGCCTGAGATTCCTTTCGATACGGAGAAGGTCGCCGAGCACGTGCGCCAACGCGATGCGCAGGGCCACCACAGCACGCTGGTGGTGGTGGCGGAAGGCGCGCACCTGCCGGATGGCGAACTCGCGACCATCGCGGAAAATGCCGGCGGTGAAGTCCGCCTCGGCGGTATCGGCGATATCATTGCGCGCCGTCTCGAACACCTCACCGGCAAGGAAACCCGCTCCTGCACGCTGGGCCACCTCCAGCGCGGCGGTGCCCCGACGGCGCTCGACCGCATCCTCGGCACGCGCTTCGGCGTGATGGCCGTGAAGCTCGCCGAAGAAGGCCGCTTTGGCCGGATGGTGAGCTATCAGGCCTATCACGTGGACTCCGTGCCGATCGAGGAAGCGGTGAACCAACTCCGCCTCGTCGAGCCCGAGGGCGAAATGGTCAAGGCCGCGAAGGCCGTGGGCATTTGCTTGGGGGATTGA
- a CDS encoding transglutaminase family protein has protein sequence MRYRIRHRTSYRYDTPANLCHNEARLRPLDLAGQRCLKWKLGIDPQPEFHRSRRDSFGNHIDYFSIQRPHPELVITAESEVEVLSAGQLPLEAGGPWEKMLDQLRTSKDPASLDARAFALSSPLIPVLPELAEFARPDFTKSRCVLDAVSALNARIFHEFKFDPDFTTVATPVTDVLKNRRGVCQDFAQLMIAALRSLGLPARYVSGYLETLPPPGKPKLVGADASHAWVSVFVPGQGWLDFDPTNNVRPGERHITVATGRDYRDVSPLRGVTVGGLSHTLKVSVDVTPI, from the coding sequence ATGCGCTATCGCATCCGCCACCGGACTTCCTACCGCTACGACACGCCCGCGAACCTGTGCCACAATGAGGCGCGGTTACGGCCGCTGGACTTGGCGGGGCAGCGCTGCCTGAAGTGGAAGCTGGGCATCGACCCGCAGCCGGAATTCCACCGCAGCCGCCGGGATTCCTTCGGGAATCACATCGACTACTTCTCGATCCAACGTCCGCATCCGGAACTCGTCATTACTGCCGAGAGCGAGGTCGAGGTGCTTTCCGCCGGTCAGCTCCCGCTTGAAGCCGGCGGACCGTGGGAGAAGATGTTGGATCAACTCCGCACGTCTAAGGATCCAGCCTCGCTGGATGCGCGCGCCTTTGCTCTGTCCTCTCCGCTCATTCCGGTGCTGCCGGAGTTGGCCGAGTTCGCACGTCCGGATTTCACGAAAAGCCGCTGCGTGCTCGACGCCGTGTCGGCCCTAAACGCGCGGATCTTCCATGAGTTCAAGTTCGACCCGGACTTCACGACGGTGGCCACACCGGTGACCGACGTCCTGAAAAATCGCCGCGGCGTCTGTCAGGACTTCGCCCAGCTCATGATCGCAGCCCTGCGTTCGCTCGGCCTGCCCGCGCGCTATGTCTCCGGCTATCTGGAAACACTGCCGCCACCGGGCAAGCCGAAGCTCGTCGGCGCGGACGCCTCGCACGCCTGGGTCTCCGTCTTCGTCCCCGGCCAAGGCTGGCTGGACTTCGACCCCACAAACAATGTCCGCCCCGGCGAACGCCACATCACCGTGGCCACCGGCCGCGACTACCGCGACGTCTCCCCCCTCCGCGGCGTCACCGTCGGCGGCCTCAGCCACACGCTGAAGGTCTCGGTGGACGTGACACCGATCTGA
- a CDS encoding circularly permuted type 2 ATP-grasp protein — MPAAVTPRNILPKGYARGVWDEMLAADGSVNPSWSHVGSWLGGLTPEQAATSNGEILRLLRENGVTYSVHGAPDGEHRAWQIDAVPWVVSEQDWKTVEAGLIQRAELLDHVLTDLHGDQKLITEGWLPPELIHAHRGYLRPCHGMRLESKRQLILYAADLARGPDGRMWIVNDRTQAPSGSGYVVENRGVMTRAMPRLFHRTGVRRIAGFFRTLRETLESFPAASGAREPRVVILTPGPQNETYFEHAFLASYLGYSLVQGDDLTVRDARVWLRSLGGLEPVDVIIRRVDAWFSDPLELKEDSQLGVPGLLESMRAGNVAVVNHPGSGVLENPGLMAFLPGIARHLRNEELILPAAATWWCGEKKTRDHVLANLDTLVVKSIHRAPTFGTVFGGSLTKVEREALRARILASPECYVGQEQVSFSTQPCLSGTEIEARRGVLRGFATATADGRYIIMPGGLARIAASPEALVVSSQLGGTSKDTWVQGTDTEPFVSLWNDTAEIAGEADARNVPSRSGENLFWTGRYAERAEGTARLLRRAVMSFVESIGDDESQLSRHREILMGGLLGVTNAMPIHEDEDHAAVSDEEEVMSLLSQPGRIGSLAYNLRSFRNAAYAVRDLWSPDSWRVIEGVIREWVEASSPVARDLDDFTDPLNRLILHLTALLGLNLESMTRDAGWRLLDSGRRIERAQFQLAVIRHFLVEARTPEEEQLVMETVLAASDSLVTYRKRYRTYPRIELVLELLLLEPNNARSLLYQIQRLEGNIDRLPRQSHGARLTAEQRVLVETSSRLRLTDIATLTSTNGGRRRKLEAFVDHMLHSLGQLSTALTLTYFRHADRPHFLHG, encoded by the coding sequence ATGCCGGCTGCGGTCACCCCGAGAAACATCCTGCCCAAGGGCTACGCTCGCGGGGTATGGGACGAAATGCTCGCCGCCGACGGGAGCGTGAATCCCTCGTGGTCCCACGTTGGCTCCTGGCTCGGCGGATTGACCCCGGAGCAGGCTGCCACCTCGAATGGTGAGATTCTCCGCCTGCTGCGTGAAAACGGCGTCACCTACAGCGTCCACGGCGCACCGGACGGCGAGCATCGGGCCTGGCAGATCGACGCCGTGCCGTGGGTGGTTTCCGAGCAGGATTGGAAGACGGTCGAGGCCGGGCTCATCCAGCGGGCCGAGCTGCTGGACCATGTCCTGACCGACCTTCACGGCGACCAGAAGCTCATCACCGAGGGCTGGCTGCCGCCGGAGCTGATCCACGCCCATCGAGGCTACCTGCGCCCATGCCACGGCATGCGGCTGGAGTCGAAGCGCCAGCTTATCCTCTACGCCGCCGACCTCGCCCGCGGCCCGGACGGTCGCATGTGGATCGTCAACGACCGCACGCAGGCCCCCTCCGGCAGCGGCTATGTGGTGGAGAACCGCGGCGTGATGACGCGCGCGATGCCACGGCTTTTCCATCGGACAGGAGTGCGCCGCATCGCGGGATTCTTTCGCACCTTACGCGAGACGCTCGAGTCCTTTCCCGCTGCCAGCGGGGCACGAGAACCCCGGGTGGTGATCCTCACGCCGGGACCGCAGAATGAGACCTATTTCGAGCACGCCTTCCTCGCTTCCTACCTCGGCTACTCGCTGGTGCAGGGGGACGACCTCACGGTGCGCGATGCCCGCGTATGGCTGCGCTCGCTTGGCGGCCTGGAGCCCGTGGACGTGATCATCCGCCGGGTCGATGCGTGGTTCAGCGATCCTCTGGAACTGAAGGAAGACTCGCAGCTCGGCGTGCCCGGCCTGCTGGAGTCGATGCGCGCCGGGAATGTCGCGGTGGTGAATCACCCCGGCAGCGGTGTGCTTGAGAATCCCGGCCTGATGGCCTTCCTCCCCGGCATCGCCCGCCATCTGCGGAATGAGGAGCTGATCCTGCCCGCAGCCGCGACATGGTGGTGCGGGGAGAAGAAGACGCGCGACCACGTGCTGGCAAATCTGGACACGCTGGTGGTGAAGTCGATCCACCGCGCGCCGACCTTTGGCACCGTCTTCGGCGGCAGCCTGACGAAGGTGGAGCGCGAAGCATTGCGCGCGCGAATCCTCGCCTCGCCGGAGTGCTACGTCGGCCAGGAGCAGGTCAGCTTTTCCACCCAGCCCTGCCTCAGCGGCACGGAGATCGAGGCCCGGCGCGGCGTGCTGCGCGGCTTTGCCACCGCCACCGCGGATGGTCGCTACATCATCATGCCCGGTGGACTTGCCCGCATCGCGGCTTCGCCGGAAGCATTGGTCGTCTCCAGCCAGCTCGGCGGCACGTCGAAGGACACATGGGTGCAGGGCACGGATACAGAGCCTTTCGTCAGCCTGTGGAATGACACCGCGGAGATCGCGGGCGAGGCCGACGCCCGCAACGTGCCGAGCCGTTCCGGGGAGAATCTCTTCTGGACCGGTCGCTACGCCGAGCGCGCCGAGGGCACCGCACGCCTGCTTCGCCGTGCCGTGATGAGTTTCGTGGAATCCATCGGCGATGACGAAAGCCAGCTCAGCCGACATCGCGAGATTCTGATGGGTGGCCTGCTCGGCGTGACCAATGCGATGCCCATCCACGAGGACGAGGACCATGCGGCCGTGAGCGACGAGGAGGAAGTGATGTCCCTTCTCAGCCAGCCCGGCAGGATCGGATCGCTGGCCTACAATTTGCGGTCCTTCCGCAATGCCGCGTATGCCGTGCGCGACCTGTGGTCGCCGGATTCATGGCGCGTAATCGAAGGCGTGATCCGCGAGTGGGTGGAGGCATCCAGCCCGGTCGCCCGTGACCTTGACGATTTCACCGATCCACTGAACCGCCTCATCCTGCATCTCACCGCGCTGCTCGGCCTGAACCTCGAGAGTATGACGCGCGATGCCGGTTGGCGCCTGCTCGACTCGGGGCGACGGATCGAACGCGCGCAATTCCAGCTCGCGGTGATCCGCCATTTCCTCGTCGAGGCCCGCACCCCGGAAGAAGAGCAGCTTGTGATGGAAACGGTGCTCGCCGCCTCGGACAGCCTGGTCACCTACCGCAAGCGCTACCGCACCTACCCGCGGATCGAGCTGGTGCTGGAGCTGCTCTTGCTGGAGCCAAACAACGCCCGCTCGCTGCTCTACCAGATCCAGCGGTTGGAAGGGAACATCGACCGCCTGCCGCGCCAGTCGCACGGGGCACGGCTGACCGCCGAGCAGCGGGTGCTCGTGGAAACATCCAGCCGCCTTCGCCTCACGGACATCGCCACGCTCACCAGCACGAATGGCGGGCGCAGGCGCAAGCTGGAGGCATTCGTCGATCACATGCTGCACTCCCTCGGCCAGCTCTCGACGGCCCTGACCCTGACGTACTTCCGCCACGCCGACCGGCCGCATTTCCTGCATGGCTGA
- the miaA gene encoding tRNA (adenosine(37)-N6)-dimethylallyltransferase MiaA, whose amino-acid sequence MTLPAPEHLFFVCGPTASGKSARALKIAAELDGEIVNADAFQLYRGLELLTAAPPAEDRGKRPHHLYSVLSPDQPVDAMAYLRLVVPVIEELLARGKTPVITGGSGLYLKFLSHGPSPLPPGEPTLRTELDAAPLEDLVSRLQALDPVEAARTDLKNRRYVSRALEVCLISGVPCSTLRDDWEAATAARAAKLRGIFISRPRPDLHDRIARRTRQMLDGGAIQEVATLENLAPGLEKSIGYGEIRRHLAGEIDRAECEALINAATRQYAKRQETWFRRERWLQEDRQGI is encoded by the coding sequence ATGACCCTTCCGGCTCCCGAGCACCTGTTTTTCGTCTGTGGCCCCACGGCTTCGGGGAAGAGCGCGCGCGCGCTGAAGATCGCCGCGGAACTGGATGGTGAGATCGTCAATGCGGACGCTTTCCAGCTTTACCGCGGCCTCGAATTGCTGACCGCTGCGCCTCCAGCCGAGGACCGTGGGAAGCGCCCCCATCACCTCTACAGCGTTCTTTCTCCAGATCAGCCGGTGGACGCCATGGCCTACCTGCGACTGGTGGTGCCGGTCATCGAGGAGCTTCTGGCCCGTGGAAAAACCCCGGTCATCACCGGAGGCTCCGGGCTTTACCTGAAATTCCTCTCCCATGGCCCTTCCCCGCTGCCACCGGGCGAGCCGACCCTGCGCACCGAGCTGGATGCCGCGCCATTGGAAGATCTCGTCTCCCGCCTGCAGGCGCTCGACCCCGTCGAGGCCGCCCGGACCGACCTGAAAAACCGCCGTTACGTCTCCCGGGCACTGGAGGTCTGCCTGATCTCCGGGGTCCCCTGCTCTACCCTGCGCGACGATTGGGAAGCAGCCACCGCCGCCCGTGCCGCGAAGCTCCGCGGCATCTTTATCTCCCGTCCACGGCCCGACCTCCACGACCGCATCGCCCGGCGCACACGCCAAATGCTCGATGGCGGCGCGATTCAGGAGGTCGCCACCTTGGAAAACCTGGCCCCCGGCTTGGAGAAATCCATCGGCTACGGGGAAATCCGCCGCCATCTGGCCGGGGAGATCGACCGGGCCGAATGCGAAGCCCTTATCAATGCCGCCACCCGCCAGTATGCGAAGCGGCAGGAGACCTGGTTCCGCCGCGAACGCTGGTTGCAGGAAGATCGGCAAGGCATCTGA
- the xseA gene encoding exodeoxyribonuclease VII large subunit, with product MMDDLFAPKPSPAPKALSVTQLVRRMKNLLEVELGEVWVEGEVSNLKKQASGHWYFSLKDDGAQIQCAMFGARKRPGSEVMADGVKVRAFAEPSVYEARGQLQIIVQRVERAGVGELQARFEALKRKLQGEGLFDAERKQRIPAFPKVVGIITSDTGAAIRDILNILERRAPWVQPVLYPVRVQGKGAELEIARAIGRMSQPEKYDIPRSDVLIVGRGGGSIEDLWNFNEEVVARAIAASTIPVISAVGHEIDFTIADFVADLRAPTPSAAAELAVPDGEELRARLGILKRRLTRRVHDRTERLAMMLENLRRGVLSRGGERLLREPVMRLDSVRGRLSSAMESEFRDRQQRIKELGRTLAAHHPARQLQLRRDHLVRLRGQFERAANRSLDESSQRLHRLRSLLRTLGPESAFERGFSIALDSTGRIIRSTADVAPGDEIQTKMKDGVIRSTVK from the coding sequence ATGATGGACGACCTCTTCGCCCCGAAGCCTTCGCCTGCCCCGAAGGCGCTCTCCGTCACGCAGCTCGTGCGACGGATGAAGAACCTGCTGGAAGTCGAACTCGGCGAAGTCTGGGTGGAAGGCGAGGTGTCGAACCTGAAGAAGCAGGCCAGCGGCCACTGGTATTTCTCGCTGAAGGACGATGGCGCGCAGATCCAGTGCGCGATGTTTGGCGCGAGGAAGCGCCCGGGCTCCGAGGTGATGGCGGATGGAGTGAAGGTCCGCGCCTTCGCCGAGCCCAGTGTCTATGAGGCCCGCGGCCAGCTCCAGATCATCGTCCAACGTGTCGAGCGTGCCGGGGTCGGCGAGCTACAGGCGCGCTTCGAGGCACTGAAGCGCAAGCTCCAGGGAGAGGGGCTTTTCGATGCGGAGCGGAAGCAGCGCATCCCCGCTTTTCCGAAAGTCGTCGGCATCATCACCTCGGACACTGGGGCGGCGATCCGCGATATCCTGAATATCCTCGAACGTCGCGCCCCATGGGTGCAGCCGGTGCTCTACCCCGTGCGAGTCCAGGGAAAGGGTGCCGAGCTGGAGATCGCCCGCGCCATCGGGCGGATGTCGCAGCCCGAGAAGTACGACATTCCTCGTAGCGACGTCCTGATCGTCGGCCGCGGCGGCGGCTCCATCGAGGACCTGTGGAATTTCAATGAGGAGGTCGTAGCCCGCGCCATCGCCGCCTCCACCATCCCGGTGATCTCCGCGGTGGGACACGAGATCGACTTTACCATCGCCGACTTCGTTGCGGACCTCCGCGCCCCGACCCCGAGCGCCGCAGCCGAGCTCGCGGTGCCGGATGGCGAGGAACTGCGGGCGAGGCTGGGCATCCTGAAACGTCGGCTCACCCGCCGCGTGCATGACCGCACCGAGCGTCTCGCGATGATGCTGGAGAACCTGCGCCGCGGCGTGCTTTCACGTGGCGGCGAGCGCTTGTTGCGCGAGCCCGTGATGCGGCTGGATTCCGTGCGAGGCAGGCTTTCTTCCGCCATGGAAAGCGAGTTCCGCGATCGCCAGCAGAGGATCAAGGAACTCGGCCGCACCCTTGCTGCGCACCACCCCGCTCGGCAACTCCAGCTCCGGCGGGATCACCTCGTGCGTCTGCGCGGGCAATTCGAACGCGCGGCGAACCGCAGCCTAGACGAATCCTCCCAGCGCCTGCACCGGCTGCGTTCGCTGCTGCGGACGCTCGGACCTGAGTCGGCCTTCGAGCGCGGTTTTTCCATCGCGCTGGACTCGACCGGTCGGATCATCCGCTCCACCGCGGACGTTGCCCCGGGAGACGAAATTCAGACGAAGATGAAGGACGGCGTGATCCGCAGCACGGTGAAGTAA